A single region of the Candidatus Zixiibacteriota bacterium genome encodes:
- a CDS encoding class I SAM-dependent methyltransferase has translation MRVHSFHRVARDYMAKVTPHRHAHYQTLMHELKLRGDEKLLDVGCGPGIIALEAARRLPQGHLTGIDISSNMIELAKGLAAEEGATNVTFQVGDALYLDFPDNSFDVVISSLVFPWVPDQKRHLAEIHRVLKPGGRLGLVTLSKIVYREFIGALRHAARRNPDLLPIEKDFYRFLGAKVYNLKGAEDELRRAGMEVRRSFRLTTEDPVTPQDYLTRINSIVDENYLEGLSEEDKARVRQDIFLALARRNGSLHFTESALFLLAEKKLDSARC, from the coding sequence ATGCGTGTTCACTCGTTTCATCGGGTGGCGCGTGACTATATGGCGAAGGTAACGCCGCATCGTCACGCCCACTATCAGACTTTAATGCATGAGCTGAAACTTCGGGGAGATGAGAAACTTCTCGATGTCGGCTGCGGTCCCGGAATTATCGCTCTGGAAGCGGCCCGCCGCCTGCCCCAAGGACATCTTACCGGAATTGATATCTCATCCAATATGATTGAGCTGGCAAAAGGACTGGCGGCGGAAGAAGGGGCAACCAATGTCACCTTTCAGGTCGGTGACGCCCTCTATCTGGATTTCCCCGACAATAGCTTTGACGTTGTCATCTCCTCGCTGGTCTTCCCCTGGGTGCCCGACCAGAAACGTCATCTGGCGGAGATTCATCGCGTCCTCAAACCGGGCGGCCGACTGGGGTTGGTGACCCTTTCCAAGATTGTTTACCGGGAGTTCATTGGAGCGCTTCGCCATGCCGCCAGACGGAATCCCGACCTGCTGCCAATTGAGAAAGATTTCTATCGTTTTCTCGGGGCGAAAGTTTATAATCTCAAAGGGGCGGAAGATGAGCTGCGCCGCGCCGGTATGGAGGTTCGCCGCAGTTTTCGTCTGACCACGGAAGACCCGGTTACGCCTCAGGATTATCTGACCCGTATCAACTCCATCGTGGATGAGAATTATCTCGAGGGGTTGTCGGAGGAGGATAAGGCAAGAGTGCGGCAGGATATATTTCTGGCTCTGGCGCGCCGCAATGGCTCGCTGCATTTTACCGAGTCAGCCCTCTTTTTACTTGCGGAAAAGAAGCTTGACAGCGCCCGATGTTGA
- a CDS encoding alpha/beta hydrolase-fold protein has translation MFRTYSIIASLILLVGLLAGCSDRGITSKIDVYDSGYILPGQHSFAFYLNKSMFSSAEDPYLVRFRIYSPPEFTQQNLGQPYPVLFLLSPFGEDEFFYFNHGLKAVADRLIGTGKIQPMWIVCVNGANAYGGSFYGNSEAGGLYESIIGRKDSTLMFNDARASLIDYIDAIFNTIPERASRGISGYGMGGYGAFRIASKYQENFSSVSAITAPLDFDGATGNGGLIPYFDDIIANLDTTYRAMDTTSEDIFRTMILAAACSFSPNDTGVVNDGNVITDSTTLLITPSGAGRVKIHLPFDSTGAAHTSIWNLWLANNIEAIRTAYPPTLAQEIMLINTPEAQYGFYQQTLDFHNYLTSQSVEHQYLEFVGYPGYPSVRSEYIYDILEAILIFHSENMAGAND, from the coding sequence ATGTTTAGAACATACTCGATAATAGCATCCTTAATCTTGCTGGTCGGATTGCTTGCCGGATGCAGCGACCGGGGCATTACCTCAAAAATTGACGTTTACGACAGCGGTTATATTCTTCCCGGCCAGCATTCCTTTGCCTTTTATCTGAATAAATCGATGTTCTCCTCGGCCGAAGACCCGTATCTCGTCCGTTTCCGTATCTATTCTCCGCCCGAATTCACACAGCAGAATCTGGGACAGCCCTATCCGGTCCTCTTCCTGCTTTCACCCTTTGGTGAAGACGAATTCTTCTATTTTAATCATGGTCTTAAGGCGGTGGCGGACCGTCTTATCGGCACCGGCAAAATCCAGCCAATGTGGATTGTCTGCGTCAATGGCGCTAATGCCTATGGCGGCTCCTTTTATGGCAACTCCGAAGCGGGCGGACTTTATGAATCAATCATAGGCAGAAAAGACTCTACTCTAATGTTCAATGACGCCCGTGCCAGCCTTATTGATTATATTGATGCCATCTTCAACACCATTCCGGAGCGCGCCTCGCGCGGCATTTCCGGATATGGCATGGGCGGCTACGGCGCTTTCCGAATTGCTTCCAAATATCAGGAGAATTTCAGTTCCGTTTCGGCTATAACCGCTCCGCTCGATTTTGACGGCGCCACCGGCAATGGCGGACTGATTCCTTATTTTGACGACATCATCGCCAATCTCGACACCACCTATCGCGCCATGGATACCACCTCCGAGGATATCTTTCGCACCATGATTCTTGCCGCCGCCTGCAGTTTCTCCCCCAATGACACCGGCGTGGTGAATGACGGCAATGTCATTACCGATTCGACCACCCTGTTAATCACACCGAGCGGCGCCGGCAGAGTGAAGATTCATCTGCCATTCGATTCCACAGGCGCGGCGCATACCTCTATCTGGAACCTCTGGCTGGCAAACAACATCGAAGCCATCCGGACCGCCTATCCCCCGACTCTGGCACAGGAAATCATGTTGATAAACACCCCCGAAGCGCAGTACGGTTTTTATCAACAGACTCTCGATTTCCATAATTATCTGACCTCCCAGAGTGTGGAACATCAATATCTGGAATTCGTGGGATATCCCGGCTACCCTTCGGTCAGAAGTGAGTACATTTATGATATTCTGGAGGCAATCCTGATTTTCCATTCGGAAAATATGGCGGGAGCCAACGACTGA
- a CDS encoding PLP-dependent transferase: protein IFILAESLGGVESLINHPATMTHASIPAEIRKARGIDDGLVRLSVGLEDVEDLIDDLKAALAAVEKKLVGKR from the coding sequence TATCTTCATTCTGGCGGAATCACTGGGCGGGGTGGAGTCGCTGATAAATCATCCGGCGACAATGACTCATGCCTCCATTCCGGCGGAAATCAGGAAAGCGCGGGGGATAGATGACGGGCTGGTGCGGCTGTCGGTCGGTCTGGAAGATGTTGAGGATTTGATAGATGATTTGAAAGCGGCATTGGCGGCGGTCGAAAAGAAGCTGGTGGGAAAAAGGTGA
- the bshB1 gene encoding bacillithiol biosynthesis deacetylase BshB1: MNDEKQYDLISIGAHPDDVEVGTGGVLIGLNKNGYKTGIVYLTAGEMGTGGTPEIRAEEALNAARLMGSDLIHTYDWGDTRLFDSYEKRIELATLIRRHKPSIILAPYPHVGHGKRQSHPDHVAAGQIVINAANYATLKKMPIPGEPHSVKRIFHYFLPPGLSPSFIVDITEQFEQWLDALKCHQSQFLNPEKSRDYIWSLESMARSFGQQAGCRYGQGFYHVEPIRIVDLFDLVKK, translated from the coding sequence ATGAATGACGAGAAGCAGTACGATTTGATTTCCATCGGGGCGCACCCGGATGATGTCGAAGTTGGCACCGGCGGTGTCCTCATCGGACTTAACAAGAACGGCTATAAAACCGGTATTGTCTATCTCACCGCCGGCGAAATGGGCACCGGCGGCACCCCGGAAATCCGCGCCGAGGAAGCCCTCAATGCTGCCCGCCTGATGGGCTCCGACCTCATTCATACATATGACTGGGGCGACACGCGATTATTCGACAGTTATGAGAAGAGAATCGAACTGGCAACGCTGATTCGTCGGCATAAACCGTCAATCATCCTGGCGCCGTATCCTCATGTCGGCCATGGAAAACGCCAATCGCACCCCGACCATGTCGCCGCCGGACAGATTGTTATCAATGCCGCCAACTATGCGACCCTTAAAAAAATGCCTATCCCGGGGGAGCCGCATTCCGTTAAGCGCATTTTCCATTACTTCCTGCCCCCCGGACTCAGTCCCAGCTTTATTGTCGATATCACCGAGCAGTTTGAGCAGTGGCTCGACGCCCTCAAGTGCCATCAGTCACAGTTCCTCAATCCGGAAAAATCGCGCGACTATATCTGGTCGTTAGAATCGATGGCGCGTTCCTTCGGACAGCAAGCCGGATGCAGATATGGCCAGGGGTTCTACCATGTAGAACCGATTCGGATTGTCGATTTATTTGATTTGGTTAAAAAATAA